One Candidatus Eremiobacteraceae bacterium genomic region harbors:
- a CDS encoding SIS domain-containing protein yields MKTFADCIAERADLWRGSGVEYADAVDKTVDAIARSISAGGRIYFFGNGGSAAQAQHLAAELSGRFLLERPAWGGLALSVDTSALTAIANDYGFEQIFSRQLEGLVHRGDVAVGLTTSGKSPNVVAGLRAARAGGATTVAFTGNGGGAVCAQADISIVGPSGPSWKVQELHLTLGHIICELVELRLTSG; encoded by the coding sequence ATGAAGACGTTCGCCGATTGCATCGCCGAACGCGCCGATCTTTGGCGTGGGAGCGGCGTTGAGTACGCCGATGCGGTCGACAAGACCGTCGATGCGATCGCACGCTCGATCAGCGCCGGCGGGCGTATCTATTTCTTCGGCAACGGCGGGAGCGCGGCGCAGGCGCAGCATCTCGCGGCTGAGCTGTCCGGCCGCTTCCTGCTCGAGCGCCCGGCATGGGGCGGCCTCGCCCTTTCCGTCGACACGAGCGCGCTCACCGCGATCGCGAACGACTACGGTTTCGAGCAGATCTTCTCGCGCCAACTCGAAGGCCTCGTCCATCGCGGCGACGTCGCCGTCGGACTCACCACGTCCGGGAAATCTCCCAACGTCGTCGCCGGCTTACGCGCGGCGCGTGCGGGCGGAGCGACGACTGTCGCTTTCACCGGCAACGGAGGCGGAGCGGTCTGCGCGCAAGCGGACATCTCGATCGTCGGCCCGTCGGGGCCGTCATGGAAAGTCCAAGAGCTCCATCTGACGCTCGGCCATATCATCTGCGAACTAGTGGAACTGCGTCTGACCTCCGGCTAG